A portion of the Cryptomeria japonica chromosome 5, Sugi_1.0, whole genome shotgun sequence genome contains these proteins:
- the LOC131055056 gene encoding photosystem II 5 kDa protein, chloroplastic produces the protein MASLTVSAPCKLSSASSSLAGMKLTSRPTGAQQNRVVRMPVKAASNASIEVEKKEDKEAMQRRSVMFAAAAAAVSAVSQGMNAMAGEPKNGSPEAKKLYARICVTMPTAKVCRN, from the coding sequence ATGGCATCTCTTACTGTATCAGCTCCCTGCAAGCTATCCTCTGCATCATCCAGCCTGGCAGGTATGAAGCTCACCTCCAGGCCCACAGGAGCCCAACAAAACAGGGTTGTTAGGATGCCTGTGAAGGCTGCTTCCAATGCAAGCATTGAGGTGGAGAAGAAGGAGGACAAAGAAGCCATGCAGAGGAGGTCAGTGATGTTTGCTGCTGCTGCTGCAGCCGTGAGTGCAGTGTCTCAGGGGATGAATGCCATGGCAGGTGAGCCCAAGAATGGAAGCCCAGAGGCCAAGAAACTCTACGCAAGAATCTGTGTCACAATGCCCACTGCTAAAGTCTGCCGCAACTAG